A single window of Dermacentor albipictus isolate Rhodes 1998 colony chromosome 1, USDA_Dalb.pri_finalv2, whole genome shotgun sequence DNA harbors:
- the LOC139054081 gene encoding bestrophin-3-like, with the protein MGGSKDRRGAISRERVADVAVIGAMTIAYQADVSTSTLLGFWKLVARWRGSVYKLIYKEMLVYGAAFTAIAIWYRRFMTAEQRQLFEQLALYSDRALEHIPLSFVLGFYVSFVAGRWWDQFTSIPWPDRLAHVVLAYVSGGDEQGRLLRRTMMRYANLGLVLVLKSVSGSVKKRFPSMRHLVEAGFMTAEERSLYEATPSRTNRHWLPSVWFVNLANVAVQQGRLQSGPPVKHLLEELNHFRAKCSLLWCYDWVTVPLVYTQVVTLTTHLFFVTCLVARQSLDKEKGYPGHQLDVYFPFFTFLQFIFFMGWLKVAEQLINPFGEDDDDFETNWLIDRHTQVSYMAVDEMYGKFPPMERDLHWDSQEPDLPYTAAAIVHKIPTYRGSAVNVG; encoded by the exons GCCGTCATCGGTGCCATGACGATCGCGTACCAGGCGGACGTGTCCACGAGTACACTTCTTGGCTTCTGGAAGCTGGTCGCCCGCTGGCGCGGCTCTGTATACAAGCTCATCTACAAGGAGATGCTGGTTTACGGGGCCGCGTTTACCGCCATCGCCATCTGGTACCGGCGCTTCATGACGGCCGAGCAACGGCAGCTCTTCGAGCAGCTCGCGCTGTACAGCGACCGGGCGCTCGAGCACATACCGCTCTCGTTTGTGCTAGGCTTTTACGTTTCGTTCGTCGCAGGCCGCTGGTGGGACCAGTTCACCAGCATCCCCTGGCCGGACAGGCTGGCGCACGTCGTTCTCGCATACGTCAGTGGTGGCGACGAGCAGGGGCGCCTGCTGCGACGCACCATGATGCGTTACGCCAACCTAGGTCTGGTGCTCGTGCTAAAGTCG GTGAGCGGTTCGGTGAAGAAGCGCTTTCCGAGTATGCGGCACCTAGTGGAAGCGGGCTTCATGACGGCCGAGGAAAGGTCCCTGTACGAGGCAACACCTAGCCGCACAAATCGTCACTGGCTGCCTTCGGTGTGGTTTGTCAATCTGGCCAACGTGGCCGTACAGCAAGGACGGCTTCAGTCCGGACCACCGGTCAAGCATCTACTCGAAGAGCTCAACCATTTCCGCGCAAAGTGTTCGCTCCTATGGTGCTACGACTGGGTCACCGTACCGCTCGTCTACACACAG GTGGTGACGCTGACAACGCACTTGTTCTTTGTGACGTGCCTAGTGGCGCGCCAGAGCTTGGACAAGGAGAAAGGTTATCCGGGCCACCAGTTGGACGTCTACTTTCCCTTCTTCACATTCCTGCAGTTCATCTTCTTTATGGGATGGCTCAAG GTCGCCGAGCAGCTGATAAACCCGTTcggggaagacgacgacgacttcGAGACCAACTGGCTCATCGATCGACACACGCAG GTGTCGTACATGGCGGTGGACGAGATGTACGGAAAGTTCCCTCCCATGGAGCGGGACCTACACTGGGACAGCCAGGAACCCGACCTACCCTACACCGCGGCTGCCATCGTGCACAAGATACCCACCTACCGCGGCTCGGCTGTTAACGTGGGGTGA